From one Bos javanicus breed banteng chromosome 15, ARS-OSU_banteng_1.0, whole genome shotgun sequence genomic stretch:
- the LOC133227142 gene encoding macrophage-expressed gene 1 protein — protein MNSFRGAFLIWAVATWAETDTSWGATDEPGFQNCKNALKLPVLPVLPGGGWDNLRNVDTGRVMELAYSHCRTTEDGQYIVPDEIFTIPQKQSNLEMNSKILESWVNYQSSTSNSINMELSLFSKVNGKFSLEFQRIKTLQVKDQAVTTQVQVRNLVYTVKIIPDAELSLGFKKALMDISEQLENNQTRMATYLAELLVLNYGTHVITSVDAGAALIQEDHIRSSFLQDSQSSRSAVTASAGITFLNIVNFKFEENYTSQNAFTKSYLSNRTNSRVQSFGGLPFYPGITLQAWQQGVSNHLVAMDRAGLPLYFFINPERLPDLPGPLVRKLSKTVEAAVRRYYAVNTYPGCTDLSSPNFNFQANTDDGSCEGKMTNFSFGGVYQECTQFSGNEVVQLCQNLEQKNPLTGSVSCPSGYSPVQLLTQTHEEGYNHLECSRKCTLYIFCKTVCEDVFRVARAEFRAFWCAASGQVSENSGLLFGGLFSGKSINPLTNAQSCPAGYFQLKLFENLKVCASLDYELGYRFSIPFGGFFSCAAGNPLVDSATSKDLGAPSLRKCPGGFSQHLALISDGCQVSYCVKAGLFTGGSLPPVRLPPYTRPPLMSQVATNTVLVTNHETASSWIKDPQTHQWRLGEPLELRRAMRVVHGDGEGLSGGAAAGLTLGVTIALAGVVALAIYGARKSRKKGYQALQDEKQSLAAGAAVNGDALDQEQAQNPA, from the coding sequence ATGAACAGCTTCAGGGGTGCCTTTCTAATCTGGGCAGTGGCAACATGGGCTGAAACGGACACATCTTGGGGAGCGACTGATGAGCCTGGGTTTCAAAATTGCAAGAATGCCTTAAAATTGCCCGTTCTGCCCGTCTTACCCGGAGGCGGCTGGGATAACCTGCGGAACGTGGACACGGGACGGGTGATGGAGTTGGCTTACAGCCACTGCAGGACCACGGAAGACGGGCAGTACATCGTCCCGGATGAGATCTTCACCATTCCCCAGAAGCAGAGCAACCTGGAGATGAACTCCAAAATCCTGGAGTCCTGGGTAAACTACCAGAGCAGCACCTCCAACTCCATCAACATGGAGCTCTCTCTTTTTTCCAAAGTCAACGGCAAGTTCTCCCTTGAGTTCCAGAGGATAAAGACGCTTCAGGTGAAGGATCAAGCTGTAACTACCCAGGTTCAGGTAAGAAACCTGGTCTACACGGTCAAAATCATCCCAGATGCAGAGCTAAGCTTGGGGTTTAAGAAGGCGCTCATGGACATCTCAGAGCAACTGGAGAACAACCAGACCCGGATGGCCACCTACTTGGCAGAACTCCTGGTCCTCAACTACGGTACCCATGTCATCACCAGCGTGGACGCAGGGGCCGCGCTCATTCAGGAGGACCACATCAGGTCGTCCTTCCTGCAGGACAGCCAGAGCAGCCGCAGTGCCGTGACCGCGTCCGCTGGAATCACCTTCCTGAACATCGTGAACTTCAAATTTGAGGAGAACTACACCTCGCAGAACGCCTTCACCAAGAGCTACCTCTCAAACCGAACTAACTCCAGAGTTCAGAGCTTTGGAGGACTTCCGTTTTACCCAGGCATCACCCTCCAGGCCTGGCAGCAGGGCGTCAGCAACCACCTGGTGGCCATGGACCGAGCTGGCCTGCCTCTGTATTTCTTCATCAACCCCGAACGACTGCCTGACCTGCCGGGACCCTTGGTGAGAAAGCTGTCGAAGACGGTGGAAGCTGCCGTGCGCAGGTATTATGCGGTCAACACCTACCCCGGCTGCACAGATCTCAGCTCCCCCAACTTCAACTTCCAAGCCAACACTGATGATGGCTCTTGCGAAGGGAAGATGACCAATTTCTCCTTCGGGGGAGTTTACCAGGAATGCACCCAGTTCTCAGGGAATGAGGTTGTCCAACTCTGCCAGAACCTGGAGCAGAAGAATCCTCTGACTGGCAGCGTGTCCTGCCCCTCTGGCTACTCCCCAGTCCAGCTGCTCACTCAGACCCACGAGGAGGGTTACAACCACCTGGAATGTTCCCGCAAGTGTACCCTCTACATCTTCTGCAAGACAGTGTGTGAAGACGTGTTTCGAGTAGCCAGGGCTGAATTCAGGGCTTTTTGGTGCGCAGCCAGTGGCCAAGTATCTGAAAACTCTGGGCTCCTTTTTGGTGGGCTCTTCAGTGGGAAGAGCATAAATCCTCTGACCAATGCCCAGTCGTGCCCAGCCGGCTATTTTCAACTGAAACTTTTTGAAAACCTTAAGGTATGTGCCTCTCTGGACTATGAGTTGGGATATAGATTTTCCATTCCCTTTGGTGGGTTCTTTAGCTGTGCGGCGGGGAACCCCTTGGTGGATTCTGCCACATCCAAAGATCTGGGGGCACCTTCTCTAAGAAAGTGTCCGGGGGGCTTTAGCCAACACCTAGCCCTCATCAGTGATGGGTGCCAAGTGTCTTACTGTGTCAAAGCCGGGCTTTTTACTGGAGGGTCTCTGCCTCCTGTCAGGCTCCCTCCTTACACCCGACCACCCCTCATGAGTCAAGTGGCCACCAACACTGTCCTGGTGACTAACCACGAGACGGCCAGCTCCTGGATTAAAGATCCCCAGACCCACCAGTGGAGGCTGGGGGAGCCCCTAGAGCTTCGCAGGGCCATGAGAGTCGTCCATGGAGACGGCGAGGGTCTGTCTGGAGGAGCAGCCGCGGGGCTCACCCTGGGGGTGACCATCGCCCTGGCAGGGGTCGTTGCCCTGGCCATCTATGGTGCCCGGAAGTCCAGGAAAAAGGGATACCAGGCCCTCCAGGATGAGAAGCAGAGTTTGGCTGCAGGCGCTGCTGTGAATGGAGATGCCCTTGACCAAGAGCAGGCACAGAACCCTGCCTAG